A genomic region of Catalinimonas niigatensis contains the following coding sequences:
- a CDS encoding M61 family metallopeptidase, which yields MIHYSISYTFPNRQLIDFELKFTPQQEITFLQLPAWRPGRYELGNFAKNIQRFQIYDEKGKTLPFHKVSKDRWQVNTRNVSSLIVKYNYYAAEMTAGTTWLDDEQIYINFVNCIIYPEDRQQEKYRVQLRLPDDYQIACGLEETEKFTLEAPSFYHLAESPMVASSRLTHWQYEVAGHRFHLWFKGHVWLDKEATLSDFKRFTQAQIEMMGDFPCQDYHFIYQFLPYKAYHGVEHFNSTIIILGTAEEIRQGSKLYREFIGVSSHELFHTWNIIRIRPAEMMPYDYARENYFTTGYMAEGATTYYGDLFLARGGAISKLEYFEELNKVFKRHFENFGRFYYSLAASSYDLWLDGYVPGIPNRKVSIYVKGAIVSLMLDLTLRKHTQNQHSLDTLMQELWINFGKEQRGYSPQDIVELASRLAGKPLDAFFHYFIEGIIPVEEELNALLRTVGCQLKVRDSGSLSERWFGFRALQREGKLVVGTIEPNSPADRVFSKEDEIIAINGQKCNESPDELLDDGHRAEVTLVRRQKLMSVTLEQDGKTYFKQYTIVQRDDASEPEKKNFEQWLHCKW from the coding sequence ATGATTCATTATTCAATCTCTTATACTTTTCCTAATCGCCAGCTTATAGACTTTGAACTCAAGTTTACACCTCAGCAGGAGATTACTTTTCTACAGCTTCCTGCCTGGAGGCCTGGTCGCTATGAGTTGGGTAATTTTGCCAAAAATATACAGCGGTTTCAGATATATGACGAAAAAGGCAAGACTTTACCCTTTCATAAAGTCAGCAAAGATCGCTGGCAGGTCAACACCCGCAATGTCTCCAGCCTGATTGTGAAATACAACTATTATGCTGCTGAGATGACTGCCGGCACCACCTGGCTGGACGATGAACAAATATACATCAACTTTGTAAACTGTATCATTTATCCTGAAGATAGGCAGCAGGAAAAGTACCGTGTACAACTTCGCTTGCCGGATGATTATCAAATTGCCTGCGGACTGGAAGAAACCGAGAAATTTACGTTGGAAGCGCCCAGCTTTTATCATTTGGCCGAGAGCCCGATGGTTGCCAGCAGCAGACTCACTCACTGGCAGTACGAGGTGGCGGGACATCGCTTTCACCTCTGGTTTAAAGGCCATGTTTGGCTGGACAAGGAAGCCACCCTCAGTGACTTTAAACGCTTTACCCAGGCTCAGATTGAGATGATGGGAGACTTTCCCTGCCAGGATTATCATTTCATCTATCAGTTTTTGCCCTATAAAGCGTATCATGGGGTTGAGCATTTTAACTCTACCATCATCATACTCGGCACTGCCGAAGAAATTCGCCAGGGCAGCAAACTGTATCGTGAATTTATCGGCGTGAGTTCACACGAACTCTTCCATACCTGGAATATCATCCGTATCCGTCCGGCGGAGATGATGCCCTATGATTATGCCCGGGAAAACTACTTCACCACCGGCTATATGGCGGAAGGCGCGACGACCTATTACGGAGATTTGTTCCTGGCCAGAGGCGGTGCCATCAGCAAGCTGGAATATTTTGAAGAGCTCAACAAAGTTTTCAAGCGTCATTTTGAGAACTTCGGTAGATTTTATTATTCACTGGCTGCATCTTCTTATGATCTCTGGCTGGATGGCTATGTACCTGGTATTCCTAACCGTAAAGTATCAATTTATGTAAAAGGGGCCATTGTAAGTCTGATGCTTGACCTCACGCTCCGTAAGCATACCCAAAACCAGCATTCTTTGGATACCTTGATGCAGGAATTATGGATCAATTTTGGAAAAGAGCAGAGAGGATATAGCCCTCAGGACATCGTAGAACTAGCCTCTCGGCTAGCGGGGAAGCCTCTTGACGCATTTTTCCACTATTTTATTGAGGGTATTATTCCTGTGGAAGAAGAGCTGAATGCCCTGCTCCGGACGGTAGGCTGTCAGCTGAAAGTAAGAGATTCGGGAAGCCTGAGCGAAAGATGGTTTGGGTTCAGAGCACTGCAGAGAGAAGGTAAGCTCGTGGTAGGAACCATTGAACCTAACTCTCCTGCCGACCGGGTTTTTTCCAAAGAGGATGAAATCATTGCAATTAACGGTCAGAAGTGTAATGAGTCACCCGACGAACTGCTGGATGATGGGCACAGGGCAGAGGTAACGCTGGTCAGAAGGCAAAAGCTGATGAGTGTAACTTTGGAACAGGATGGCAAAACCTATTTTAAACAATACACCATTGTGCAGAGAGACGATGCCAGCGAGCCCGAAAAGAAAAATTTTGAGCAGTGGCTGCATTGTAAGTGGTAA
- the crcB gene encoding fluoride efflux transporter CrcB produces the protein MLSNLLLVGIGGFLGSVLRFLISVMINRQVSTHFPFGTFTVNIIGSLLIGILYGLWAREFLDDHASRLWITGFCGGFTTFSTFSFDGLTLISHGQYLTFLIYATASVFVGLLAVYGGMTLVKV, from the coding sequence ATGTTATCTAATCTATTACTTGTAGGCATAGGAGGATTTCTGGGAAGTGTATTGCGCTTTTTAATTTCAGTGATGATCAACCGTCAGGTGAGTACTCATTTTCCATTTGGCACTTTTACAGTCAATATTATAGGGAGTCTTTTGATAGGTATTCTTTATGGCTTATGGGCGCGTGAATTCCTGGATGACCATGCCAGCAGGTTATGGATTACTGGTTTTTGTGGCGGATTTACCACTTTTTCTACTTTCTCATTTGACGGACTTACTTTGATCAGTCATGGCCAGTATTTGACATTCCTCATCTATGCAACTGCCAGTGTATTCGTCGGGCTGCTGGCGGTTTATGGAGGAATGACATTAGTAAAAGTATAG
- a CDS encoding DUF4864 domain-containing protein: MNEEMIPLPSTSPQEVVDMQLKAMQQNDQPYKNHGIEVAFRFASPSNKESTGPLNKFIGLVSNETYQPLLNFRQYGLDDIIIKGDKALQKVTLIDADDQPAVFYFQLSRQQEEPYINCWMTDGVVRH, from the coding sequence ATGAACGAGGAGATGATTCCACTTCCTTCCACCAGCCCTCAGGAAGTAGTTGATATGCAGCTTAAGGCTATGCAACAGAATGATCAACCTTACAAAAATCATGGAATTGAAGTCGCTTTTCGTTTTGCTTCCCCATCCAATAAAGAGAGTACCGGGCCACTTAACAAATTTATAGGGTTAGTGAGCAATGAAACCTATCAGCCTCTGCTCAACTTCCGGCAATATGGGCTGGATGATATCATCATAAAAGGTGACAAAGCTCTTCAGAAAGTAACGCTGATAGATGCTGATGACCAGCCAGCGGTATTTTATTTTCAGCTTTCACGCCAGCAGGAAGAACCCTATATCAACTGCTGGATGACAGATGGCGTAGTTCGCCATTAA